One window of Bacteroides sp. AN502(2024) genomic DNA carries:
- a CDS encoding M23 family metallopeptidase, translating to MRRYITALMLACCIGGYGQEKKQATFVPPFDFPLTLSGNFGEIRSNHFHGGLDFKTDGVIGKPVHALADGYISRIRVTNGSGYVLEVCYHNGYSTINRHLSGFVSPIAERVEKLQYEEENWEVEIVPEPGEYPVKGGQRIAWSGNTGYSFGPHLHLDVFETESGDYIDPMPFFQSRIKDTRAPKADGIMFFPQRGKGVVDGKQENKTILPNSDRLVEAWGVIGLGIKAYDYMDGVSNHYGVHSVVLMVDGNEIFRSTVDRFSQEENRMINSWTHGQYMKSFIDPGNTLRLLKASNDNRGLVTIDEERDYQFLYTLKDAFGNTSNYRFTVRGRKQPIEPLNHREKYYFAWNRTNYLQEPGLSLVIPKGMLYDDVPLNYRMKVDSGAIAFTYQLNDEKIPLHGACELRIGMRRKPVADTTKYYVTRITSKGERCSVGGKYEDGYMKAAIWELGTYTVAIDTISPEIIPVNKNRWGRNGKIVYRLKDQGAGIASYGGTIDGKYALFGRPNMVKPYWECILDPKHVKKGGKHTVEFTVTDGCGNETVARESFVW from the coding sequence ATGAGACGATATATCACTGCTTTGATGCTGGCTTGCTGCATCGGAGGGTATGGACAAGAGAAAAAACAAGCTACCTTTGTCCCTCCTTTTGACTTTCCTCTTACATTGAGTGGAAACTTTGGCGAAATCCGCTCCAATCACTTCCATGGCGGGCTGGATTTTAAAACAGACGGAGTGATCGGTAAACCCGTTCACGCTCTTGCGGATGGCTATATTTCACGCATTCGTGTCACGAATGGATCGGGATATGTGCTCGAGGTCTGCTATCATAATGGTTATTCAACCATCAACCGTCATTTGAGCGGTTTTGTTTCTCCCATTGCCGAAAGGGTGGAGAAACTTCAATATGAAGAAGAGAACTGGGAAGTGGAGATTGTTCCCGAACCGGGAGAATATCCGGTTAAAGGAGGGCAGCGGATTGCTTGGAGTGGCAATACCGGATATTCGTTCGGACCACATCTTCATCTGGATGTGTTTGAAACGGAATCGGGAGATTATATTGACCCTATGCCTTTTTTCCAGTCGAGAATAAAAGATACACGTGCTCCGAAAGCTGATGGCATTATGTTTTTTCCGCAACGGGGTAAAGGTGTGGTGGATGGAAAACAGGAGAATAAAACGATTCTTCCTAATAGCGATCGTCTCGTGGAAGCATGGGGAGTGATAGGACTGGGCATCAAGGCATACGATTACATGGATGGTGTAAGTAATCATTACGGAGTTCATTCTGTGGTGCTCATGGTGGATGGGAATGAAATATTTCGCAGCACCGTAGATCGTTTTTCGCAGGAAGAAAACAGGATGATTAACTCTTGGACGCATGGACAATATATGAAATCTTTTATTGATCCGGGGAATACGTTGCGCCTGCTGAAAGCATCGAATGATAATCGTGGTCTGGTAACGATTGACGAGGAACGGGATTATCAGTTTTTATATACATTGAAAGATGCTTTCGGAAATACCTCCAACTATCGTTTTACTGTACGGGGCCGGAAGCAGCCGATCGAACCGTTGAATCATCGGGAAAAATATTATTTTGCCTGGAATAGGACGAATTATTTGCAAGAACCGGGATTGAGCCTGGTTATTCCGAAAGGAATGTTGTATGATGATGTTCCCCTCAATTATCGGATGAAGGTGGATAGTGGCGCTATTGCTTTTACTTATCAACTAAATGACGAGAAGATTCCGTTGCATGGAGCTTGCGAACTTCGTATCGGAATGCGCAGAAAGCCGGTTGCCGATACGACCAAATATTATGTGACCCGTATCACTTCGAAGGGGGAGAGGTGCAGCGTAGGCGGAAAGTATGAAGACGGATATATGAAAGCGGCTATCTGGGAGTTGGGGACTTATACTGTTGCCATCGACACCATTTCGCCGGAGATTATTCCTGTCAATAAGAACCGGTGGGGGAGAAATGGAAAGATTGTTTATCGGTTGAAAGATCAGGGGGCGGGAATTGCTTCCTATGGCGGGACGATTGACGGTAAGTATGCACTTTTCGGACGCCCTAATATGGTGAAACCGTACTGGGAATGTATACTTGATCCTAAACATGTGAAGAAGGGCGGAAAGCATACTGTCGAGTTCACAGTGACAGATGGATGTGGAAATGAAACAGTGGCCCGTGAAAGTTTTGTTTGGTAA
- a CDS encoding zinc-dependent metalloprotease, whose product MRMYVKVMAAVIACILLNGEAISAFATTPATENLSWFKKKKKKPEKKEEKSKSDYEKLVEDSKTTQGMFAVHQKKNDYYFEIPTSLLGRDLLIVNKLQRVPAELNDAGVNRGVNYENQMVCMEWDKATGKLMLRQQRPLPLTPQTDAIYRSVKDNFISPLIAAFKIEAINADSTALVIKVNDIYDGTETSINNVFTNINLGTSAIKNLSRILSIKSFSNNVVATSELTSKVTEGTTTVYVTVEVSSSILLLPEKPMMGRFDNQKVGYFTNPLLSFSDAQQGTDKTQYITRWRMEPKPEDREAYLKGELVEPAKPIVFYIDHSTPYQWRTYIKKGIEEWQIAFEKAGFKNAIIAKEITNSMHVDMDDVNYSVLTYAASEKKNAMGPSLLDPRSGEILEADIMWWHNVLSMVREWITVQTGTVCPEARNVQLPDALMGDAIRFVACHEVGHSLGLRHNMMGSWAFPTDSLRSEAFTSRMNSTASSIMDYARFNYIAQPGDGVKVLSPHIGPYDMFAIEYGYRWYGKDTPEEEKDLLFDFLSKHTDRLYKYSEAQDVRDAVDPRAQNEDLGDDPVRSSLLGIENLKRIVPQILQWTTTGEKGQTYEEASRLYYAVINQWNNYLYHVLANIGGIYIENTMVGDGVKTYTFVEKEKQKASLKFLMDEVLTYPKWLFDTEVGQYTYLLRNTPTGKQENAPTQILKNAQAYILWDLLSNTRLMRMIENESVNGKKAFTVVELMDGLHKNIFGITERGGIPNVMERSLQKNFLDALLTAAAEPEAVKINKKITNEHFLLDHAAPFCSCYAAEQRALRQEDRMGAPRVLNFYGSQLNRISDAISVKRGELLRIKKLLQNRLGTSDTAARYHYEDMILRINTALGIK is encoded by the coding sequence ATGAGAATGTATGTAAAAGTAATGGCAGCGGTCATTGCATGTATATTGCTGAATGGAGAAGCGATCTCGGCATTTGCAACTACCCCCGCTACAGAAAATCTGAGTTGGTTTAAAAAGAAAAAGAAGAAACCAGAAAAGAAAGAAGAGAAGAGTAAAAGCGACTACGAAAAATTAGTGGAAGACAGTAAAACAACCCAAGGTATGTTTGCTGTACACCAAAAGAAAAATGACTATTATTTTGAAATTCCGACCTCACTTTTGGGACGTGATTTATTAATTGTCAACAAACTGCAACGAGTTCCCGCCGAGCTTAATGATGCAGGTGTAAACCGTGGAGTAAACTACGAAAATCAGATGGTTTGCATGGAATGGGATAAAGCGACGGGCAAACTAATGCTACGACAACAACGCCCATTACCTCTGACCCCCCAAACGGATGCTATCTACCGTTCGGTAAAGGATAATTTTATCTCTCCGTTGATTGCCGCATTCAAAATCGAAGCGATTAATGCAGATTCTACTGCATTAGTAATCAAGGTGAATGATATTTATGACGGTACTGAAACCAGTATTAATAATGTATTTACTAATATCAATCTGGGTACTTCGGCTATCAAGAACTTATCGCGCATATTATCCATCAAATCATTTTCAAACAATGTCGTGGCAACTTCCGAGTTGACCAGTAAAGTTACAGAAGGAACGACCACTGTTTATGTGACGGTGGAAGTTAGTTCTTCCATTCTCTTGTTGCCCGAAAAGCCGATGATGGGACGATTCGACAATCAGAAAGTCGGTTATTTCACTAATCCGTTATTAAGTTTTAGTGATGCGCAACAAGGTACGGATAAAACACAATATATCACTCGCTGGCGTATGGAACCCAAACCGGAAGATCGGGAGGCTTATCTGAAAGGAGAGCTTGTGGAGCCTGCCAAGCCAATCGTATTCTACATAGACCATTCAACACCATACCAATGGCGTACGTATATCAAAAAAGGTATTGAAGAGTGGCAGATCGCTTTCGAAAAAGCCGGTTTCAAAAACGCAATTATCGCCAAGGAGATCACAAACAGTATGCATGTAGACATGGATGATGTCAATTACTCCGTACTTACTTACGCTGCTTCAGAAAAGAAAAATGCAATGGGACCTTCCCTGTTAGATCCACGTTCCGGAGAAATTCTGGAAGCTGACATTATGTGGTGGCACAATGTGCTTTCTATGGTACGCGAATGGATCACTGTGCAGACCGGAACTGTGTGTCCGGAGGCACGCAATGTGCAATTACCTGATGCCTTGATGGGAGATGCCATCCGGTTCGTTGCCTGCCATGAGGTAGGCCATTCATTGGGACTCCGTCACAATATGATGGGATCATGGGCTTTCCCGACGGATTCATTACGTTCCGAAGCATTCACTTCCAGAATGAACTCTACCGCTTCATCTATCATGGATTATGCACGATTCAATTATATCGCACAACCCGGAGATGGTGTGAAAGTTCTTTCTCCGCACATCGGTCCTTATGATATGTTTGCCATCGAATATGGTTATCGTTGGTATGGAAAGGATACTCCGGAAGAAGAAAAGGATCTTTTATTCGACTTCTTGAGTAAACATACCGATCGTCTTTATAAGTATAGTGAAGCACAGGATGTACGTGACGCGGTAGATCCACGCGCACAGAACGAAGACTTAGGTGATGATCCGGTTCGTTCTTCTTTACTCGGCATCGAAAACCTGAAACGTATCGTTCCACAAATTCTTCAATGGACTACTACCGGAGAAAAGGGACAAACTTACGAAGAAGCGTCGCGTCTCTACTACGCGGTTATCAACCAATGGAACAACTACCTGTATCATGTACTTGCCAACATCGGCGGTATCTATATTGAGAATACAATGGTAGGAGACGGTGTCAAGACTTATACATTCGTTGAGAAAGAAAAACAAAAAGCTTCCTTAAAATTCTTGATGGATGAAGTATTGACATATCCTAAATGGCTGTTTGACACGGAAGTAGGACAATACACCTATCTGCTCCGCAACACTCCAACCGGAAAACAGGAGAATGCTCCTACGCAAATTTTAAAGAACGCCCAAGCCTATATCCTTTGGGATTTATTAAGCAACACCCGTTTGATGCGTATGATAGAGAATGAATCCGTCAACGGAAAGAAAGCTTTTACAGTGGTGGAACTTATGGACGGACTTCATAAAAACATTTTCGGTATTACCGAACGCGGCGGCATCCCTAATGTAATGGAACGTTCTTTGCAGAAAAACTTCCTCGATGCATTACTTACGGCAGCTGCAGAACCCGAAGCTGTAAAAATCAACAAGAAGATTACAAACGAGCATTTCCTGCTCGACCATGCTGCTCCTTTCTGCAGCTGTTATGCAGCCGAACAACGGGCGCTTCGTCAGGAAGACCGAATGGGGGCTCCACGTGTGCTCAACTTCTACGGCAGTCAGCTCAACCGTATATCTGATGCCATCTCGGTGAAACGCGGAGAGTTATTACGTATCAAGAAGTTGTTGCAGAATCGTCTCGGCACTTCTGATACCGCTGCCCGTTATCATTATGAAGATATGATTCTACGTATTAATACCGCTTTGGGAATCAAATAA
- a CDS encoding SusC/RagA family TonB-linked outer membrane protein, with protein sequence MRKKYLYVLICFLVSTLATANAASRTITGVIISGEDNEPLIGASVYVHADDLKKAGSSQTSLGTITDMNGKFSLSVPEKVTRIHCSYIGFEEQVIVLQGDKRSYRIVLQPSAHALTDVVVTGYQTLERRKLTAAISKVELSDAMVGATKSIDQALTGQIAGVAVTNTSGAPGAPAKIRIRGTASLNGTQDPLWVLDGIPLEGTDIPKMDSNSSDNDIVNIGQSSIAGISPNDIESITILKDAAATAIYGARAANGVIVVTTKRGRTGKPVVNFNTKLTYSPNLDTSRLNLLNSEEKVNLELQMMKEQPFDYGGWGFMFYPVYPEKGGVANILRKYKLLDTYRQDGWDGLTPEAQNAINQLKSIHTDWNDILFRDAFTQEYNLSISGGNEKVTYYHSLGYTKENGNVPGVSLSRFNLTSKTNYQLNKLLKIGISIFANRRKNKTFMTDSYGLTNPVYYSRIANPYFEPFDNAHNYLYDYDVTGSVTDEKRGFNIFEERDNTGKESINTAINSIFDAELRFNDQWKLTSQIGVQWEQLSQEEYVGLNSFNMRNMREDNTYYKEGVRTYIIPEGGMLKTTGATTSQITWKTQGEYKNTFNNIHDIQIMAGSEIRKNWYESHVSTGYGYDPKTLNFRNLNFKDETQANENRWKLKNEIRRENAYASFFANGSYSLMNRYTLGGSIRMDGSDLFGVDKKYRFLPIYSVSGLWRLSNEPFMNQKWIDNLALRLSYGIQGNIDKNTSPFLVGSYKNTSILPGGTYEDYITIDSAPNSKLRWEKTTSYNIGVDFAVLNQAINLSVDYYYRKGTDLIGYKLLPLENGFESMAINWASMSNKGIEINLQTRNITTQNFSWYTSFNFAYNQNKVLKVMTQKNQVTPSLEGYPVGAIFVLKTKGINPDTGQVMLENKHGEAVTIEELFKMTPSGNNDGLYSIGVDTEEIRGFYSYAGTADAPYTGGLMNTFSYRNWELNLNVSYNIGAHVQTTPSYYIADLDPGINMNRDILDRWTPENVNGTFPALATYHTNPADYYLFSSRRDLYKSLDIWTKKLSYVRLQNIRLAYRLPSEWLQRVRISGATVGLEARNLFVFGSSYKNYMDPESMSNHYSTPVPKSVTFNLSLNF encoded by the coding sequence ATGAGAAAGAAATACTTATACGTTCTTATATGTTTTCTTGTTAGTACGTTGGCTACAGCCAACGCTGCTAGCCGAACAATCACGGGAGTCATTATATCCGGTGAAGACAATGAACCTCTGATTGGTGCTTCCGTTTATGTTCATGCAGACGATTTGAAGAAAGCCGGATCATCGCAGACTTCTCTGGGTACTATCACTGATATGAATGGTAAATTCTCTCTTTCCGTTCCGGAAAAAGTGACCCGTATCCATTGCAGTTATATTGGTTTTGAAGAACAGGTTATCGTATTGCAAGGAGATAAGAGAAGTTATCGCATCGTACTGCAACCCTCGGCTCATGCTTTGACAGATGTGGTAGTAACGGGCTATCAGACATTGGAACGCAGAAAACTGACTGCTGCCATTTCAAAAGTTGAATTATCGGATGCGATGGTAGGTGCCACCAAAAGTATCGACCAGGCATTGACAGGACAAATTGCAGGTGTGGCAGTAACAAATACGTCCGGTGCTCCGGGAGCTCCGGCTAAAATCCGTATCCGCGGTACTGCTTCCTTGAATGGAACACAAGACCCGCTATGGGTATTGGACGGCATACCTTTGGAAGGAACAGATATTCCCAAGATGGATTCAAACTCTTCCGATAATGACATCGTGAATATCGGGCAATCATCCATTGCGGGAATCAGTCCTAATGATATTGAAAGCATAACAATCCTAAAAGACGCTGCCGCAACAGCGATTTATGGTGCTCGTGCTGCAAACGGTGTAATCGTCGTGACTACCAAACGTGGAAGAACAGGAAAGCCTGTTGTCAACTTCAACACGAAATTAACCTATTCTCCTAATCTGGATACATCACGACTCAACTTACTAAATTCGGAAGAGAAAGTAAATCTGGAGCTTCAAATGATGAAAGAACAACCATTTGATTATGGAGGATGGGGATTCATGTTCTATCCTGTATATCCGGAAAAGGGTGGAGTAGCAAACATTCTAAGAAAATACAAACTGCTGGATACTTATAGACAAGATGGCTGGGATGGCCTCACTCCTGAAGCTCAAAATGCAATCAATCAATTAAAAAGTATTCATACAGACTGGAACGATATATTATTCAGAGATGCATTTACCCAGGAATATAACTTAAGCATTTCCGGTGGTAACGAAAAAGTTACTTACTACCATTCTCTTGGCTATACCAAAGAGAATGGTAATGTACCCGGCGTGAGTCTAAGCCGTTTTAATTTAACAAGCAAGACCAACTATCAACTTAACAAACTGCTAAAAATAGGTATTTCTATTTTTGCCAACAGGCGTAAGAACAAGACCTTCATGACAGACTCTTACGGACTGACCAACCCTGTGTATTACTCACGCATAGCCAATCCCTATTTCGAACCTTTCGACAACGCCCACAACTACTTGTATGATTATGATGTAACAGGCAGTGTGACAGATGAAAAGAGAGGATTCAATATATTCGAAGAGCGTGACAATACCGGTAAAGAGTCAATTAATACCGCTATCAATTCCATCTTCGATGCTGAACTGCGTTTCAATGACCAATGGAAATTGACCTCGCAAATCGGTGTACAATGGGAACAGTTATCTCAGGAAGAATATGTTGGCTTAAACAGCTTCAATATGCGCAATATGCGTGAAGACAATACTTACTACAAAGAAGGGGTACGTACATATATTATACCTGAAGGCGGAATGCTCAAGACAACCGGTGCCACGACCTCTCAAATCACGTGGAAGACGCAAGGGGAGTATAAGAATACATTTAATAACATCCATGATATACAAATAATGGCAGGATCGGAAATCCGTAAGAACTGGTATGAGAGCCATGTATCTACAGGATATGGCTACGACCCCAAAACGCTCAACTTCAGAAATCTGAATTTCAAAGATGAAACACAAGCCAATGAGAACAGGTGGAAACTTAAAAATGAAATAAGGCGAGAAAATGCTTATGCCTCTTTCTTTGCAAACGGCTCATATTCATTGATGAATCGTTACACCTTGGGAGGAAGTATCCGTATGGATGGTTCCGATCTCTTCGGAGTAGACAAGAAATATCGCTTCCTGCCAATATATTCGGTCAGTGGTTTATGGCGCTTATCCAATGAACCATTTATGAATCAAAAGTGGATTGATAATTTAGCTCTTCGCCTATCGTATGGTATACAAGGCAATATAGACAAGAATACTTCACCATTTCTAGTAGGAAGTTATAAGAATACAAGTATTCTGCCAGGAGGAACATACGAAGATTATATTACTATCGACAGTGCGCCAAACAGCAAACTGCGTTGGGAAAAAACCACGTCCTACAATATCGGAGTAGATTTCGCTGTCCTGAACCAGGCTATCAATCTCAGTGTGGATTACTATTATAGAAAAGGGACAGACCTTATCGGTTACAAATTGTTACCATTGGAAAACGGTTTTGAAAGTATGGCTATTAACTGGGCCAGTATGTCCAATAAAGGGATAGAGATTAATCTGCAGACTCGTAACATCACGACCCAGAATTTCTCTTGGTATACGTCATTCAACTTTGCTTACAATCAGAACAAGGTACTTAAAGTCATGACCCAAAAGAACCAAGTAACACCCAGCTTGGAAGGATACCCGGTGGGTGCAATCTTTGTTTTAAAAACCAAAGGAATAAATCCTGATACAGGACAAGTCATGCTTGAAAACAAGCATGGCGAAGCCGTCACAATAGAAGAACTTTTCAAGATGACACCTAGCGGTAATAATGACGGTCTATATAGCATAGGCGTAGATACGGAAGAAATACGAGGATTCTACAGTTATGCCGGAACAGCTGATGCACCCTACACCGGTGGTCTTATGAATACATTCAGTTACCGTAACTGGGAATTAAATCTAAATGTATCTTATAATATAGGAGCACACGTGCAAACCACTCCCTCCTATTATATAGCCGATTTAGATCCGGGAATAAATATGAATAGAGATATTCTGGACAGATGGACCCCTGAAAACGTGAACGGAACTTTCCCGGCATTAGCAACCTATCACACCAATCCGGCAGACTATTATTTATTCAGCAGCCGGAGAGATCTCTACAAATCATTGGATATTTGGACGAAAAAATTAAGCTATGTACGTCTGCAAAACATACGTCTTGCCTATCGTCTACCGTCGGAATGGCTGCAAAGAGTAAGGATTAGCGGAGCAACCGTCGGTCTGGAAGCCCGCAACTTATTTGTCTTCGGTTCAAGTTACAAAAACTATATGGATCCGGAGTCTATGAGCAATCACTACTCTACCCCTGTTCCCAAATCAGTGACTTTCAATCTTAGTCTTAACTTCTAA
- a CDS encoding RagB/SusD family nutrient uptake outer membrane protein produces MMKNIYFAFTLLGSMLLTSCDNYLDIQPVGKVIPNTLAEYRALLTTVYNTRLNDKAVTELRTDIVQVTDVSSSQNTYGDIQIWNDLNPKAGTRDFTWDHYYTNIYYANAIIDKKDAITEGSQEGINQLVGEAYLFRAYMHFTLVNLYGQPYTKEGAPDTKAVPIKLDLDLEGVPTRNTVKEVYAAILSDIESARKLINQQEWESQYSYRFSTLSVDAMESRVRLYMGDWQNAYEAAERVLAAKSSLEDLNAPDAKLPNDYQSVEMITAYEFYSDDVTTAFIITPSFIQNYKADKDLRLNKYYSLNKDNKYISVKSGKSQYNCTFRNGEMYLTAAESAAHLNKLPEARNRLLQLMEKRYTQAGYTEKKAAVETMDQTHLIKEILNERALELAIEGHRWFDLRRTTRPRIQKVISGQNYLLEENDSRYTLRIPQAAIDANPGLLKE; encoded by the coding sequence ATGATGAAAAATATATATTTTGCTTTTACTTTACTAGGAAGTATGTTGTTAACCTCCTGTGACAACTATCTGGATATTCAGCCTGTCGGTAAAGTAATACCCAATACTTTAGCAGAGTACAGGGCCTTACTCACTACCGTCTATAATACCAGACTCAATGACAAGGCTGTCACCGAACTACGCACTGATATCGTACAAGTCACAGACGTCAGTAGCTCGCAAAACACATACGGAGATATCCAAATCTGGAATGACCTCAATCCGAAAGCCGGAACAAGAGATTTCACATGGGATCACTATTATACTAATATTTATTACGCCAATGCCATAATTGACAAGAAAGATGCTATCACAGAAGGAAGCCAAGAGGGAATAAACCAATTGGTAGGAGAAGCATATTTATTCAGAGCATACATGCACTTTACACTTGTGAACCTCTATGGACAACCCTATACCAAAGAAGGGGCACCAGATACGAAAGCAGTGCCTATAAAATTGGATCTTGACCTGGAAGGAGTCCCCACCCGGAATACAGTAAAAGAAGTATATGCAGCCATCCTATCTGATATTGAGTCTGCACGAAAGCTTATAAATCAGCAAGAGTGGGAAAGCCAATACTCTTATCGTTTTTCCACTCTTTCGGTCGATGCAATGGAAAGCCGTGTACGTCTTTATATGGGAGACTGGCAAAATGCATACGAAGCTGCAGAACGAGTATTGGCAGCTAAATCTTCATTGGAAGATCTAAATGCCCCGGATGCCAAACTACCTAATGATTACCAATCGGTGGAAATGATCACTGCGTATGAATTCTATAGTGATGACGTAACTACCGCTTTCATAATTACCCCCTCATTCATACAAAATTATAAGGCAGATAAAGATTTACGTTTGAATAAATATTATAGCCTGAATAAAGATAATAAATATATATCCGTCAAAAGTGGGAAATCGCAATATAATTGTACCTTCCGTAATGGGGAAATGTATTTAACCGCTGCCGAATCTGCCGCTCATTTGAATAAGCTGCCGGAAGCACGCAACCGATTGCTGCAATTAATGGAAAAGCGCTATACACAAGCAGGCTATACAGAAAAGAAAGCTGCAGTAGAAACCATGGATCAAACCCATCTGATCAAAGAGATTTTAAATGAAAGAGCTCTCGAACTTGCTATTGAAGGACACCGCTGGTTTGATTTACGTCGCACAACTCGCCCTAGAATCCAAAAAGTCATAAGTGGTCAAAACTACCTATTAGAAGAAAATGACTCGCGCTACACATTACGGATTCCACAAGCGGCAATTGATGCTAATCCAGGACTTTTAAAGGAATGA
- a CDS encoding HAD family hydrolase: MIKNIVFDFGGVIVDIDRDKAVQAFSKLGLADADTRLDKYHQTGIFQELEEGKLSADEFRKQLGDLCNRPLTMEETKQAWLGFFNEVNQNKLDYILELRKSYHVYILSNTNPFVMSWACSTDFSSRKKPLNDYCDKLYLSYQISHTKPEPEIFDYMVNDCNIIPSETLFVDDSASNIQIGKALGFETLQPENGEDWREKITAILKNEN, encoded by the coding sequence ATGATTAAAAACATTGTATTCGATTTTGGAGGGGTGATTGTAGATATTGATCGCGACAAAGCGGTTCAGGCATTTAGCAAACTGGGGCTGGCAGATGCCGACACTCGTCTGGATAAATATCATCAAACCGGTATCTTTCAAGAACTGGAAGAAGGAAAGCTAAGTGCGGATGAGTTTCGGAAACAACTGGGGGATTTATGTAACCGTCCGTTGACAATGGAGGAAACGAAACAGGCATGGCTGGGCTTTTTCAATGAAGTGAATCAGAATAAACTCGATTATATATTGGAATTGAGAAAGTCATACCACGTGTATATCCTAAGTAACACCAACCCTTTTGTGATGTCATGGGCGTGTAGTACTGATTTCTCATCAAGGAAAAAGCCGTTGAATGATTATTGTGACAAACTATATCTGTCTTATCAGATCAGTCACACAAAACCTGAACCGGAAATATTCGATTACATGGTGAACGATTGCAATATCATTCCTTCTGAAACTTTATTTGTGGATGACAGTGCCTCGAATATCCAAATCGGCAAAGCACTGGGATTTGAAACTTTACAGCCGGAAAATGGGGAAGATTGGCGGGAAAAAATAACTGCTATCTTGAAAAATGAGAATTGA
- a CDS encoding DUF6064 family protein, which translates to MEIFWRTIAYYNSATWLLQIAIILIGITLTGLLIGRPRPWVKMAMKFYMIGLYTWISVVYYYIYCEERSYNGVMALFWGVMAVIWIWDTITGYITFERTHKYDLLSYVLLAMPFIYPLVSLARGLSFPEMTSPVMPCSVVVFTIGLLLLFAQKVNMFLVLFLCHWALIGLSKTYFFQIPEDFLLASATIPGLYLFFREYFLNNLHADTKPKAKYINWLLISVCVGLAVLLTTTMFLELVPKK; encoded by the coding sequence ATGGAGATTTTTTGGAGAACAATTGCATATTATAATTCAGCCACCTGGCTTTTACAGATAGCTATTATCCTGATAGGTATTACATTGACCGGATTGCTTATCGGCCGACCACGCCCGTGGGTGAAAATGGCGATGAAGTTCTATATGATAGGTCTTTATACATGGATTTCCGTGGTCTACTATTATATCTATTGTGAAGAACGCAGTTATAATGGGGTGATGGCACTGTTCTGGGGTGTTATGGCTGTCATTTGGATATGGGATACAATCACGGGATATATAACCTTCGAGCGTACCCACAAATATGATTTACTATCTTATGTCCTGCTGGCCATGCCTTTTATATATCCTTTGGTTTCATTGGCACGCGGACTCTCGTTCCCGGAAATGACTTCTCCGGTAATGCCTTGCTCGGTAGTTGTGTTTACCATTGGATTATTACTGCTGTTTGCACAGAAGGTCAATATGTTTCTGGTATTATTCCTTTGCCATTGGGCATTGATCGGATTATCCAAAACTTATTTCTTTCAGATTCCGGAGGATTTCCTGTTGGCCAGTGCCACCATCCCCGGTCTGTATCTTTTTTTCAGAGAATACTTCCTGAACAATCTGCACGCCGACACCAAGCCGAAAGCGAAATATATCAACTGGTTATTGATAAGTGTTTGCGTCGGACTGGCTGTGTTGCTGACTACTACCATGTTTTTAGAATTAGTTCCGAAGAAGTGA